From a single Hippoglossus stenolepis isolate QCI-W04-F060 chromosome 2, HSTE1.2, whole genome shotgun sequence genomic region:
- the si:ch211-243a20.3 gene encoding uncharacterized protein si:ch211-243a20.3, whose amino-acid sequence MAPPSLLMLLMVVAVVTGASAAGRENELDYGNWNYREGADSVNVASVRSVTRVLDAWGKRIFNEVKTLLHSQPSALLPDYSRVRPLSESVNDLFREVSLLHRRITELSHRLATLEPFLRHHGYREAGVEGGGRALAPAPEGLRGGVASLGHGTQRTTMRGSSPRGSRVVRRRRVRVLKNGEVMLIQSDG is encoded by the exons AtggctcctccctctctgttgaTGTTGCTGATGGTGGTCGCCGTGGTAACTGGGGCCAGCGCGGCCGGCCGGGAGAATGAACTGGATTATGGGAACTGGAACTACAGAGAGGGAG CTGACAGTGTGAATGTGGCCTCAGTGCGCAGTGTGACCCGCGTGTTGGATGCCTGGGGAAAACGCATCTTCAATGAGGTCAAGACTTTGCTGCACTCACAGCCCAGTGCACTATTACCAGACTACTCCAG GGTGCGCCCTCTGTCCGAGTCCGTGAACGACCTGTTCAGAGAAGTCTCCCTGCTGCACCGGCGCATCACCGAGCTCTCTCATCGCCTAGCAACACTGGAGCCCTTCCTCCGTCACCACGGCTACCGGGAGGCGGGGGTGGAGGGGGGCGGCCGGGCCCTGGCACCAGCACCCGAGGGCCTGAGAGGAGGGGTGGCGAGCCTGGGCCACGGCACCCAGAGGACCACGATGAGGGGAAGCTCTCCCAGGGGGAGCCgggtggtgaggaggagacgggtgAGGGTCCTGAAGAACGGAGAAGTGATGCTGATTCAGAGCGACGGAtag
- the si:ch211-243a20.4 gene encoding uncharacterized protein si:ch211-243a20.4 produces MEAQRFFHLLLILTWIFVFSSVCSGMHAPKLSLESTVFVAVEGENLTIDCNISKPPNKPKDTMKCFDPLQNQIFVCDLNATSDNITMFKLKLQLKMNRSGEYHCVYQSAIVYWFLRVRANGYERPPMLSYTEVCVAVFTGVLLVFSVVGSIYVFRGHWKEPITKSDKTSGKQRQNRGETETRETEEDVDKKTAPPTYASLQARPRSIYDVLDLSAANQEPDQRETKPNKNKHTEKTEQTTQPQADGVFESVYENF; encoded by the exons ATGGAAGCTCAAAGATTTTTCCATCTTCTCCTCATATTGACTTGGATATTTGtcttctcttctgtttgctCAGGAATGCATGCACCAA AATTGTCCCTGGAGTCCACTGTGTTCGTGGCCGTTGAGGGTGAAAACCTCACGATTGACTGTAACATCTCCAAACCACCAAACAAACCTAAAGACACGATGAAATGCTTCGATCCTCTTCAGAACCAGATATTCGTCTGTGACCTCAATGCGACGTCTGACAACATTACAATGTTTAAactcaaactgcagctgaagatgAACAGGTCCGGAGAATACCACTGCGTCTATCAAAGTGCCATAGTGTACTGGTTTCTCAGAGTGAGAG ctaatGGCTACGAGAGGCCCCCGATGTTGAGTTACACAGAAGTCTGTGTGGCCGTCTTCACTGGTGTGCTGCTGGTTTTCAGCGTGGTCGGCTCCATCTATGTCTTCAGAGGACATTGG AAAGAGCCGATTACTAAAAGTGACAAAACCAGCGGGAAGCAAAGgcagaacagaggagaaacGGAGacgagagagacggaggaagacGTAGATAAAAAAACAGCTCCACCTACATATGCT aGTCTGCAGGCTCGGCCCAGGTCCATTTATGATGTGCTCGACCTCTCAGCTGCCAACCAGGAGCCCGATCAAAGGGAAACTAAACCcaacaagaacaaacacacagaaaaa ACGGAGCAAACCACACAACCCCAGGCTGACGGCGTATTCGAGTCTGTCTATGAGAACTTTTGA
- the f8a gene encoding 40-kDa huntingtin-associated protein: protein MAAEGDFLARYRAVSNKLKKRFLRKPNVAEASEQFGQLAKELKQQECLQYAAFCNLAMARCEQTLFNAPGEALALTDAARLFLSSEKENRALQAPGFDEHLQAALNCYSFAIKVFIEMNQPVMAASLCLELGNALKEMNRPGEAIVHYQRAAELQTQTPIEALLSMGEIATCKILTRDYDGALSMFTEMQLVCQERGLQLPGTSTPVGAFLDIVAKCEISRVLLLMLLEPPPQKLLPEHAQTLERYAWESFDPHSQVTFLPENVFLLLQSVVMACQEKDTESLKSLQTELWPFLAAEQNHLLHLVVQERITPSGQGI from the exons ATGGCCGCTGAGGGAGATTTCCTGGCGAGATATCGAGCTGTGTCAAATAAACTGAAGAA GCGTTTTCTTCGCAAGCCAAATGTAGCAGAGGCGAGTGAACAGTTTG GCCAGTTAGCGAaagagctgaagcagcaggagtGTCTGCAGTATGCTGCCTTCTGTAACCTGGCCATGGCTCG GTGTGAGCAGACTCTGTTTAATGCTCCTGGAGAGGCCTTGGCATTAACTGATGCTGCCCGCCTCTTTCTCTCGTCTGAGAAGGAGAACAGGGCCCTGCAGGCCCCGGGCTTTGATGAGCACCTTCAGGCTGCACTTAACTGTTACAGCTTTGCAATTAAG GTGTTCATTGAGATGAACCAGCCTGTGATGGCTGCGAGTCTGTGTCTAGAACTTGGAAATGCACTCAAG GAGATGAACAGACCAGGAGAGGCCATCGTTCATTatcagagagctgcagagttgCAGACGCAGACACCGATTGAAGCTCTGCTGTCAATGGGAGAAATAGCAACGTGTAAAATTCTCACCC GTGACTATGATGGTGCTTTGTCGATGTTCACGGAGATGCAGCTTGTGTGTCAGGAGAGAGGACTGCAGCTACCAGGCACCAGCACCCCTGTTG GTGCATTTCTGGATATTGTGGCAAAATGTGAGATCTCCAGAGtactgctgctgatgctgttaGAG CCTCCACCTCAGAAGTTGTTACCAGAACATGCACAGACCCTGGAGAGATACGCATGGGAATCCTTTGATCCTCACAGTCAAG tGACCTTCCTGCCTGAGAATGTTTTCCTGCTTCTGCAGTCAGTAGTG ATGGCATGTCAGGAGAAAGACACAGAGTCCCTCAAGTCTCTTCAGACTGAGCTGTG GCCATTTCTGGCAGCTGAGCAGAATCACCTTCTCCACCTGGTGGTTCAGGAGCGCATCACGCCGTCTGGCCAAGGCATTTAG